The following nucleotide sequence is from Prosthecobacter sp..
ACGCGTGAAGCGCAGGAAAGCCAGGCGAGTTACGAAACTCGCGCTCCGTCTCAATGCACCGTGCCACCGCGCACCGCGATCTTCTCCCGCGCCTGCTCCACCGGCACCTTGCGCGGCGTATTCGCCGCCACGCCTTGCGGCCGAGCCCAACGGATGCCATTCGCGATCACCCGCTGCACGTCCGGCATGTGGTAGATCGGATAAACCTCATGCCCCGGACTAAAGTAAAAGATGCGCCCGCTGCCGCGCGTCCAGGTGGCACCGCTGCGGAAGACTTCGCCGCCTTGAAACCACGACACAAAGATCAGCTCGTCTGGCGTCGGGATGCCAAACGGCTCGCCATACATCTCCGATTGCTCGATCTCGATGCAGTCGCCGATGCCCGCAGCGATGGGATGCCCCGGATGCACCACCCACACCCGCTCCCGCTCGCCCGCTTCGCGCCAGCACAGTGCGCAGCTCGATCCCATGAGCCGCTTGAAGACCTTCGACCAGTGCCCGGAGTGCAAAACGATCAATCCCATGCCCGCCAGCACCCGCTGCTGCACCCGCGTCACCGTTTCATCCAGCACCGCATCATGCGCCGCATGTCCCCACCACAGTAGCACGTCCGTTTCATCGAGAACCGCCTGTGACACACCCTGCTCCGGCTCATCGAGCGTCGCTGTGCGGATGACA
It contains:
- a CDS encoding ThuA domain-containing protein translates to MPSSPIRVTIWNEFVHERQNPAVAAIYPKGIHAALAEALGVHADFVIRTATLDEPEQGVSQAVLDETDVLLWWGHAAHDAVLDETVTRVQQRVLAGMGLIVLHSGHWSKVFKRLMGSSCALCWREAGERERVWVVHPGHPIAAGIGDCIEIEQSEMYGEPFGIPTPDELIFVSWFQGGEVFRSGATWTRGSGRIFYFSPGHEVYPIYHMPDVQRVIANGIRWARPQGVAANTPRKVPVEQAREKIAVRGGTVH